One window from the genome of Epinephelus fuscoguttatus linkage group LG3, E.fuscoguttatus.final_Chr_v1 encodes:
- the tmx2b gene encoding thioredoxin-related transmembrane protein 2-B: MALLTPLFAFLYHLPQVYKWLLKPYYVASLFMSIAFLAVRKTPGICDHLSTQREDGNSCDFDWREVEILMFLSAIVMMKNRRAITVEQHVGNIILFSKVANVILFFRLDIRMGLLYLTLCIVFLMTCKPPLYMGPEYIKYFSDKTIDDELDRDTRVTWIVEFFANWSPECQSFASVYADLSLKYNCSGLKFGKVDIGRYGEVSKKYKVSTSPLSKQLPSLVLFQGGKEVMRRPQVDKKGRAVSWSFTEENIIREFNLNELYQKSKKLNKTKGDKVSQSQFPPVPEEDEPEQQGAGAEEVESESKKDK, translated from the exons ATGGCTCTGCTAACGCcgttatttgctttcttgtacCACCTGCCGCAGGTGTACAAATGGTTGCTGAAGCCCTACTATGTAGCTTCTCTCTTCATGTCCATAGCCTTTCTAGCTGTCCGCAAGACGCCTGGCATCTGCGACCACCTTTCCACACAGCGAGAGGACGGCAACTCCTGCGACTTCGACTGG AGGGAGGTGGAGATCCTCATGTTCCTCAGCGCCATCGTCATGATGAAGAACAGACGAGCGA taACTGTGGAGCAGCATGTTGGCAACATCATCCTGTTCAGCAAAGTGGCCAACGTCATCCTGTTCTTCAGACTGGACATCAGGATGGGACTGCTCTACCTGACACTTTGCATAG tgtttttgatgACCTGTAAGCCTCCTCTTTACATGGGACCAGAGTACATCAAGTACTTCAGCGACAAAACCATTGAC GACGAGCTGGACAGAGACACTCGTGTGACGTGGATCGTTGAGTTTTTCGCCAACTGGTCTCCAGAGTGCCAGTCCTTTGCTTCTGTTTATGCTGATCTGTCCCTCAA GTATAACTGTTCTGGTCTCAAGTTTGGTAAAGTGGACATCGGACGTTACGGAGAGGTCTCCAAAAA GTATAAGGTGTCTACGTCCCCACTTTCCAAGCAGCTTCCCTCCTTAGTGCTGTTTcagggagggaaggaggtgaTGCGGCGCCCTCAGGTAGACAAGAAGGGCAGAGCCGTATCCTGGAGCTTCACTGAG GAGAACATAATCCGAGAGTTCAACCTGAATGAACTCTACCAGAAATCCAAGAAGCTCAACAAGACCAAAGGAGACAAGGTCAGCCAATCCCAGTTCCCACCAGTCCCCGAGGAGGACGAGCCCGAGCAGCAAGGAGCCGGCGCAGAGGAGGTGGAGTCTGAATCCAAGAAGGACAAATAA
- the LOC125886104 gene encoding dual specificity testis-specific protein kinase 2-like produces MDYHAECCFCDPEEGHGDEPPLHSIHAPNRIRPSSYRALRSAVSSLARIDDFFCEKIGSGFFSEVFKVQHRITGQVMALKMNTLASNKANMLREVQLMNRLCHPNILRFLGVCVHEGQLHALTEYINGGNLEQLLDSDLYLSWCVRIGLSLDIARGLQYLHNKGIFHRDLTSKNCLVRCDNGVFTAVVGDFGLAEKIPDYSDGVVKQPLAIVGSPYWMAPEVLRGELYDEKVDVFAYGIILCEIIARIEADPDFLPRTEDFGLDVEAFENMVGDCPAAFFSLAVTCCNMIAERRPSFSEIVFILEGMERDEEREKPIALEPVAVDVSPYRRCSSPCHPGDRSQQRQGLARSQSDMLPPATLTPPLLGTPARVNPFSLRQDLNGGRCKLLDTPSKSVISLTFTLPALRDPCSSPHILRGMPGTRTLPRRCRSLPCTPELSRTVALSRDTEGKEDEKEEDVRAVIRRGIGEVVEDEMRKNTGMSERADERLQVEQMEITEKRELLKEEDEMGDDSGLPVELEMVSLERLEEEEEEEEEEDESVCLTEPMDCTKSPEPAEGVLDCTPGRPLLTSTSSSSLQTNGWRLPISNGPPSLPALPRLDNNNGSALVIGQQVQWGGGGRANGYSGAQVQSSDPSGPSEQDEVISCPGCCLVGLSFPSVCLRGSAAVPTPRRRASLPRQRPYRNLNGTITGGSASSSTTAVTATKALLCRSTNGLVVGGPMVPCEPGRSLPEAQT; encoded by the exons ATGGACTACCACGCTGAGTGCTGTTTCTGTGATCCTGAGGAGGGTCACGGTGACGAGCCGCCGCTTCACAGTATCCACGCGCCCAACCGGATCCGCCCGTCCTCCTACAGAGCCCTGAGGAGCGCTGTGTCCAGTCTGGCCCGCATCGATGACTTCTTCTGTGAGAAGATAGGTTCGGGCTTCTTCTCGGAGGTCTTCAAG GTGCAGCATCGGATCACAGGGCAGGTGATGGCACTGAAAATGAACACGCTGGCTAGCAACAAAGCTAACATGCTCCGAGAAGTGCAGCTCATGAACCGGCTTTGCCACCCCAACATACTCAG GTTTCTTGGGGTTTGTGTGCACGAAGGTCAACTCCACGCTCTGACTGAG tATATAAATGGAGGCAACCTGGAGCAGCTGTTGGACAGCGACTTGTACCTGTCGTGGTGCGTCAGGATTGGTCTATCTCTGGATATCGCCCGAGGCCTGCAGTACCTGCACAACAAGGGCATATTCCACAGAGACCTCACCTCCAAG AACTGTTTGGTTCGCTGTGATAATGGCGTGTTCACGGCTGTAGTGGGAGACTTCGGCCTGGCAGAGAAGATCCCCGATTACAG TGACGGTGTGGTGAAGCAGCCTCTGGCCATCGTGGGCTCCCCATACTGGATGGCCCCTGAAGTTCTGAGAGGAGAGCTGTACGATGAGAAG GTGGACGTGTTTGCGTACGGCATCATCCTGTGTGAGATCATCGCCCGGATTGAAGCTGATCCTGACTTCTTACCCAGGACAGAG GACTTTGGTCTGGACGTGGAAGCATTTGAGAACATGGTTGGGGATTGTCCCGCTGCATTCTTTAGCCTCGCTGTGACCTGCTGTAAC ATGATTGCAGAGAGGCGTCCCTCGTTCTCTGAAATTGTCTTCATACTGGAGGGCATGGAGAGGGacgaagagagagagaagcccATTGCACtcg AGCCAGTGGCGGTAGACGTCAGCCCGTACCGGCGCTGCAGCTCTCCCTGTCACCCTGGTGACCGCAGCCAGCAGCGGCAAGGCTTGGCAAGGAGCCAGTCGGACATGTTACCCCCAGCAACCTTGACCCCACCTCTTCTTGGGACCCCTGCGCGGGTCAACCCCTTCTCTCTCAGACAGGATCTGAATGGGGGGCGGTGTAAACTCTTAGACACGCCGAGCAAGTCCGTCATCTCCCTGACCTTCACCCTCCCGGCGCTGCGGGACCCGTGTTCCTCCCCCCACATTCTCCGAGGGATGCCTGGAACGCGAACGCTGCCGAGGAGATGCCGGTCACTCCCCTGTACTCCAGAGCTCAGCCGGACTGTAGCCTTGTCAAGAGACACAGAAGGGAAGGAGGACGAAAAAGAGGAGGATGTCAGAGCGGTGATTAGGAGAGGTATAGGGGAGGTTGTGGAGGACGAGATGAGGAAGAACACGGGGATGTCAGAGAGGGCAGATGAAAGGTTGCAGGTAGAGCAAATGGAGATAACTGAGAAGAGAGAGTTGTTGAAGGAGGAAGATGAAATGGGAGACGATTCAGGTCTTCCTGTGGAGCTGGAGATGGTGTCACTGGAGCGgttagaggaggaggaggaggaggaggaggaggaggatgagagtgtgtgtctAACAGAACCCATGGACTGCACCAAGTCTCCTGAGCCAGCAGAGGGAGTCCTGGACTGCACACCTGGAAGACCCCTGCTCACCtccacttcctcttcctccttacAGACGAATGGCTGGCGACTTCCCATCTCCAACGGACCTCCCTCTTTGCCCGCTCTGCCACGACTGGACAATAACAACGGCTCGGCCCTTGTGATTGGCCAGCAGGTGCAGTGGGGTGGAGGAGGACGGGCTAATGGTTACAGTGGAGCCCAGGTCCAGTCCTCTGACCCTAGTGGCCCCTCTGAGCAGGACGAGGTCATCTCCTGTCCGGGCTGCTGTCTGGTGGGTCTGAGTTTTCCCTCTGTGTGCCTCCGTGGTTCAGCTGCCGTGCCTACTCCCCGCCGAAGGGCTTCGTTACCACGGCAGCGACCCTACCGGAACCTCAACGGCACCATAACTGGTGGCAGCGCTTCCTCGTCAACAACAGCCGTCACGGCAACCAAAGCTCTACTGTGTCGCAGCACAAATGGACTAGTAGTGGGAGGGCCCATGGTGCCATGTGAGCCTGGGCGGTCCCTGCCAGAGGCCCAGACATAA